In a genomic window of Sutcliffiella sp. FSL R7-0096:
- the mutM gene encoding DNA-formamidopyrimidine glycosylase, translating to MPELPEVETVRKTLVQLVKGKKISEVRVLWPKMIKEPDDAVLFEKMLIGQEILEIGRRGKFLLFYLNDYCMVSHLRMEGKYGLFQKEEPANKHTHVFFYFEDGTELRYQDVRKFGTLHLYKKGEELAAKSLVSLGPEPFEDEFNLDLLKERLAKTNRNIKAVLLDQSVVVGLGNIYVDEALFRAGIHPERTASSLSETELIELQREIVLTLQEAVDKGGSTIRSYVNSQGQIGMFQLELFVYGRKGEPCRKCGYEIEKTVVAGRGTHTCPNCQPKP from the coding sequence ATGCCTGAACTACCTGAGGTTGAAACCGTCAGAAAAACGCTGGTGCAGCTTGTGAAAGGCAAAAAGATCAGTGAAGTTAGAGTATTATGGCCAAAAATGATTAAAGAACCCGATGATGCCGTTCTTTTTGAAAAGATGCTCATTGGTCAGGAAATTCTTGAGATAGGCAGAAGAGGGAAATTTCTTCTATTTTACCTCAATGACTATTGCATGGTGTCCCACCTTAGGATGGAGGGGAAATATGGTTTGTTCCAGAAAGAGGAGCCGGCTAATAAGCATACACATGTTTTCTTCTATTTTGAGGATGGCACCGAGCTGCGTTATCAGGATGTAAGAAAGTTCGGTACCCTTCATCTTTATAAAAAAGGGGAGGAATTGGCTGCAAAATCTCTCGTAAGCCTTGGACCAGAACCTTTTGAGGATGAATTTAACCTAGATCTATTAAAAGAGAGACTTGCCAAAACAAACCGCAACATCAAAGCTGTGCTCTTAGATCAGTCAGTTGTGGTCGGGCTAGGTAATATCTATGTCGATGAGGCGTTATTCCGTGCCGGGATCCATCCGGAACGAACGGCCAGCAGTCTGAGTGAGACTGAGCTAATCGAGCTGCAACGTGAAATTGTCCTTACACTCCAGGAAGCAGTGGACAAAGGAGGGAGCACCATCCGTTCTTACGTCAACTCCCAGGGACAAATCGGCATGTTCCAGCTAGAGCTATTTGTCTATGGACGCAAAGGGGAGCCATGCCGTAAATGCGGATACGAAATCGAAAAGACGGTCGTAGCAGGCCGAGGCACCCACACCTGCCCAAACTGCCAGCCAAAGCCCTAA